Proteins encoded within one genomic window of Gigantopelta aegis isolate Gae_Host chromosome 2, Gae_host_genome, whole genome shotgun sequence:
- the LOC121384226 gene encoding stabilizer of axonemal microtubules 2-like isoform X1, with translation MTKKCICEICTCGRHRCPHRPYVQTGYNDRPCMLSEYKTTYREHCFQPVKSFKPVQDAVRGDVPLEDKTTNRVDYIAYPVVKPHLHQPDVYRTPDGEQDHLTSYVRDYPGKYATPAKAIKREGQHQVPSKFEGEPTYKSDYQKWTLDGRPKKHEQPAWMPPQDEFRGISTFTNDYKRYFCQPPRQSMKPKEAVKVSDSPFDSATGYRDAYIKHPLQAKFSKPQEVYRPSGIPLDGMTTFKKDYQGCPGNKADTCKPSTEAYRSDAPLEDLTTFRNDYRKWPMERPYARAADEYKKPEGDMDMKTTHNIAYKQYPLQPHVARRPASATQRLPGAFDGVTNYSTDYQPWDLGGRPRPMMKPEYSPNLAPFEGMSTQKAHYIAHPRCQSLKSFKPDSNAIRSDAPFDDGTMYRMEYTPKYIGPCPAAILNTQASGYSYIETDPRGHKVYRPVYETVAPINKLPTVQRQAMVA, from the exons ATGACTAAGAAGTGTATATGTGAGATTTGCACATGTGG ACGGCATCGCTGTCCACACCGACCGTATGTGCAAACTGGCTACAATGACAGGCCGTGCATGCTGTCTGAGTATAAAACCACATACCGAGAGCACTgctttcagcccgtgaaaagcTTTAAGCCGGTGCAAGATGCCGTCCGCGGAGATGTACCACTGGAAGACAAAACTACAAACAG GGTTGACTACATCGCCTACCCAGTGGTGAAGCCTCACCTGCACCAGCCTGATGTCTACCGCACACCCGATGGTGAACAGGATCATTTGACATCCTACGTCAGAGACTACCCAG GAAAATATGCCACTCCTGCCAAGGCTATAAAACGTGAGGGCCAACATCAGGTTCCCAGCAAGTTTGAAGGAGAACCCACCTACAAAT CTGATTATCAGAAGTGGACCCTGGATGGCCGTCCAAAGAAGCATGAGCAGCCAGCATGGATGCCACCACAGGACGAATTTCGGGGAATCAGCACGTTCACAAATGACTACAAAAGGTACTTCTGCCAGCCTCCCAGACAGAGCATGAAGCCGAAAGAAGCCGTCAAGGTATCGGACAGTCCGTTCGACTCGGCCACGGGTTATCGAGATGCGTACATTAAACACCCGCTTCAGGCCAAGTTCAGCAAACCACAGGAGGTGTACCGGCCTTCGGGAATCCCACTGGACGGGATGACCACCTTCAAGAAGGACTACCAGGGTTGTCCGGGCAACAAGGCCGACACCTGCAAGCCATCCACTGAGGCGTACCGGTCCGACGCCCCGCTCGAGGATCTGACAACGTTCAGGAATGACTATCGCAAGTGGCCCATGGAGCGGCCGTACGCGCGGGCCGCGGACGAGTACAAGAAGCCTGAGGGAGACATGGATATGAAGACTACGCACAACATCGCATACAAGCAGTACCCGCTACAGCCCCACGTGGCCCGCCGGCCCGCCTCCGCCACCCAGAGGCTGCCCGGCGCCTTCGACGGAGTCACCAACTACTCAACGGATTACCAGCCGTGGGACCTGGGCGGACGCCCTCGGCCCATGATGAAGCCCGAGTACAGTCCGAACCTGGCTCCATTCGAGGGCATGTCCACACAGAAGGCGCACTACATCGCCCACCCCAGGTGCCAGAGTCTCAAGAGCTTTAAACCAGACAGCAACGCAATTCGCAGCGACGCCCCCTTCGATGACGGCACGATGTACAGGATGGAGTACACGCCCAAATACATCGGGCCCTGTCCCGCGGCGATCCTCAATACCCAGGCTTCAGGGTACTCTTACATTGAAACAGATCCCCGAGGCCACAAAGTCTACCGGCCGGTTTACGAAACTGTCGCACCGATAAACAAGCTACCTACAGTCCAAAGGCAAGCCATGGTGGCATAA
- the LOC121384226 gene encoding stabilizer of axonemal microtubules 2-like isoform X2 gives MTKKCICEICTCGRHRCPHRPYVQTGYNDRPCMLSEYKTTYREHCFQPVKSFKPVQDAVRGDVPLEDKTTNRVDYIAYPVVKPHLHQPDVYRTPDGEQDHLTSYVRDYPGKYATPAKAIKREGQHQVPSKFEGEPTYKSDYQKWTLDGRPKKHEQPAWMPPQDEFRGISTFTNDYKRYFCQPPRQSMKPKEAVKVSDSPFDSATGYRDAYIKHPLQAKFSKPQEVYRPSGIPLDGMTTFKKDYQGCPGNKADTCKPSTEAYRSDAPLEDLTTFRNDYRKWPMERPYARAADEYKKPEGDMDMKTTHNIAYKQYPLQPHVARRPASATQRLPGAFDGVTNYSTDYQPWDLGGRPRPMMKPEYSPNLAPFEGMSTQKAHYIAHPRCQSLKSFKPDSNAIRSDAPFDDGTMYRMEYTPKYIGPCPAAILNTQASGYSYIETDPRGHKVYRPVYETVAPINKLPTVQST, from the exons ATGACTAAGAAGTGTATATGTGAGATTTGCACATGTGG ACGGCATCGCTGTCCACACCGACCGTATGTGCAAACTGGCTACAATGACAGGCCGTGCATGCTGTCTGAGTATAAAACCACATACCGAGAGCACTgctttcagcccgtgaaaagcTTTAAGCCGGTGCAAGATGCCGTCCGCGGAGATGTACCACTGGAAGACAAAACTACAAACAG GGTTGACTACATCGCCTACCCAGTGGTGAAGCCTCACCTGCACCAGCCTGATGTCTACCGCACACCCGATGGTGAACAGGATCATTTGACATCCTACGTCAGAGACTACCCAG GAAAATATGCCACTCCTGCCAAGGCTATAAAACGTGAGGGCCAACATCAGGTTCCCAGCAAGTTTGAAGGAGAACCCACCTACAAAT CTGATTATCAGAAGTGGACCCTGGATGGCCGTCCAAAGAAGCATGAGCAGCCAGCATGGATGCCACCACAGGACGAATTTCGGGGAATCAGCACGTTCACAAATGACTACAAAAGGTACTTCTGCCAGCCTCCCAGACAGAGCATGAAGCCGAAAGAAGCCGTCAAGGTATCGGACAGTCCGTTCGACTCGGCCACGGGTTATCGAGATGCGTACATTAAACACCCGCTTCAGGCCAAGTTCAGCAAACCACAGGAGGTGTACCGGCCTTCGGGAATCCCACTGGACGGGATGACCACCTTCAAGAAGGACTACCAGGGTTGTCCGGGCAACAAGGCCGACACCTGCAAGCCATCCACTGAGGCGTACCGGTCCGACGCCCCGCTCGAGGATCTGACAACGTTCAGGAATGACTATCGCAAGTGGCCCATGGAGCGGCCGTACGCGCGGGCCGCGGACGAGTACAAGAAGCCTGAGGGAGACATGGATATGAAGACTACGCACAACATCGCATACAAGCAGTACCCGCTACAGCCCCACGTGGCCCGCCGGCCCGCCTCCGCCACCCAGAGGCTGCCCGGCGCCTTCGACGGAGTCACCAACTACTCAACGGATTACCAGCCGTGGGACCTGGGCGGACGCCCTCGGCCCATGATGAAGCCCGAGTACAGTCCGAACCTGGCTCCATTCGAGGGCATGTCCACACAGAAGGCGCACTACATCGCCCACCCCAGGTGCCAGAGTCTCAAGAGCTTTAAACCAGACAGCAACGCAATTCGCAGCGACGCCCCCTTCGATGACGGCACGATGTACAGGATGGAGTACACGCCCAAATACATCGGGCCCTGTCCCGCGGCGATCCTCAATACCCAGGCTTCAGGGTACTCTTACATTGAAACAGATCCCCGAGGCCACAAAGTCTACCGGCCGGTTTACGAAACTGTCGCACCGATAAACAAGCTACCTACAGTCCAAAG TACTTGA